The genomic region TAGTTACCCGCTTGGTGAAAAAGCTACGCGCTCATTCTCCCTCTCGCGAGAAACTTTCCCTTACCGAACGGTCGGTGGTGCGCTTACTCGACCAGCACTCGCAGTTGCAACCCAGCGAGATGGCTGCGTTTGAGCAGGTTACTACCCAAGCCATGTCGCAGATTATCAACCGTCTGTCGGCCCGCGGCTACCTCACGCGCCAGCCCGACCTCTCCGATGGCCGCAAAGTGCTGATTTCTCTTTCGGAGGCTGGTCAGCAGCTACTCCACACCATCCGGCAAGAGCGCGACGAGTGGCTGCACCATGTGCTGGCCGCGCAGTGCTCAGCGGCCGAGGTAGAAGCACTACGGGAAGCGCTGCCCGTATTGAGCAAACTTGTTGACACTAAATAAGCTGCGCCGGTTAGCGCCCGTGCGCTTTCGCACAACGCATGAACTTCAGTACGTTCCGGGCTTTACGAAGCCGCAATTTTCGCCTCTATTTCATGGGGCAAGCCCTATCCTTGCTGGGCACCTGGATGCAGAAAACCGCCGTGAGCTGGGTGGTCTACTCCCTCACGCATTCTAAGCTGATGCTGGGGGTGAGTGTATTTGCTACCCTATTTCCGGCGGCCGTCTTCTCGCTGGTAGGCGGCGGCGTAGCCGACCGCTACAACCGCTACCGGGTGCTGCTTATCACCCAAGTGCTATCCATGGTGCAAGCGGCCCTGCTCACCCTCACGGTTTATTTACAGCCCAACGGCGTCTGGAGCATCATTGGCCTAAGCGTGCTGCTGGGCATCATCAACGGCTTCGATGTACCGGCACGTCAGTCGCTGGTGCACCAATTGGTGGAGGACAAGCGGGATCTACCCAACGCATTGGCGCTCAACTCGTCGATGGTTAATTTATCGAAATTACTGGGGCCGGCTGTGGCAGGCTTTGCGCTCGAACACATAGGTGCCACGGCTTGCTTCGGCGCCAACACTTTGAGTTTCATCGCCGTCATTGGTTCGTTGCTGGCGTTGCGTCTGCCGGCCTATATGGCAGTGCCCCATACGCAGCCTATTTTGCAAGAGCTACGTGCAGGTCTGCGCTACCTGCGCACTACGCCTCATATTCGTTTTGTGGTGCTGATGCTGGCGCTGGTAAGTCTGTTTGCGCTGCCTTTCACCACGCTCATGCCTGTGTACGCAAAAGACGTATTTGGCGGCACGGCCACCACTTTTGGGCTGCTTGATAGTGCCATTGGGGTAGGCGCCTTTGTAGGAGCGTTGTACTTGGCCTCGCGCCCTTTCGGTACCAACCTCAACCGCGTGCTTACGCTCAACACCTTCGTGTTTGGGATAGGGCTGATTTTGTTTTCACACGCTCCTACCTACTGGCTGGCCCTGCTGTGCATTGCAATAGGAGCCTTTGGCATGATGTCGCAGATAACGATTAGTAATACCCTACTGCAGACGACTGCTCGCCCCGATATGCGTGGGCGCGTCATTAGTTTCTATGTGCTGGCTTACACAGGTATGGTGCCGCTTGGCAGTCTGCTGGTAGGCTGGATCAGCCAGTACATTGGCGTACAAAATACGGTGCTGGTGCAGGGGCTGGCAGCTCTGGTGCTAGGCGCCATGCATTGGCGCGAGTTGCGCAAGCAGCCCCTGGCACCTACCGCACTCCCCCCACAAGCCAACGCCACGCAGGGCTTAGCTTTATCGAGCTAACAGTGACTTTTGAATTGCTTTCATCTTAACCAGATTTCTAGTCCAATTATGCGAATGACTAGAGGCTCGAACGCGCTGATTGATTGATTAGCGCGTTTTTATCTTTTTTACATAAATCAATCATTCACATCTCAGTCAGCAGAAACAGGCATAACCCTCTTTATCCATTATTTCATCATATAAATACCTATTTTATTGCACTATACCATTAAAAGTAACACTATATTTGTCTTCAAAATTAACTACACTTTTTAGCACATTATTAATCTACAACACTCCATGGAACATGAATTGATTCTTACAACTGGCAATGTAACGGCTTACTATGATCGGGTTAATAATTGGCTTTATTTAGATTGGCACGGTGAGGTAACGCTAGACTCAATTCGCTCTAACTGCTTGCAACTGGCGCGGTGCTTTTTGCTTAGGCGGTACAAGCGTATTCTGAATGATAACACCAACGTCACGAAAATTACACCGGAGGTAGCTCCGTGGCTGGCCAACGACTTTTTGCCCTACCTGCGCTTGCTAGGCATCGAGTATATAGCCTGGATATGTTCGTCCGACATGCAAATCCAGAACGATACCGAAGCGGTTTTGGAAAAGCTTACTTCTCCGGTAGTCGCGCTCTTCGATGATATGGCCACGGCGTACGAATGGCTCAGTACAGCCCGGTTTCAATCGCCCGTTATGCTGAACACCCCACGGAGCATCACACAGATTATAACTACTCTAAAGGAAAGGATATCCTCTATGAGCGGTCAGGCCTAGACGCCACATAAATGCAAAAGCCCGATTTCGAGTGAAACCGGGCTTTTTATATGCAATGCGTTCTACTACTTAAGCAGCGGCCGACTCGCCATTCTCACGGTCGTCGATGGCCTTCTTGAGCTTGGCAATGGCCTGCGTAGCACGCTCCTCATCAAGACGGTTGATATTCAAAAGCATCTTCGTCTTTTCCTGACGCGTAATCAGCGGGTGGTTCAGCAGACGGATGATCTCCTCCTTCTGCGAAGCAGAAGCGTACGTGACGGCTGGAGCAGGCTGCTCGGCAGGCACGGCCTTCAT from Hymenobacter aerilatus harbors:
- a CDS encoding MFS transporter, producing MNFSTFRALRSRNFRLYFMGQALSLLGTWMQKTAVSWVVYSLTHSKLMLGVSVFATLFPAAVFSLVGGGVADRYNRYRVLLITQVLSMVQAALLTLTVYLQPNGVWSIIGLSVLLGIINGFDVPARQSLVHQLVEDKRDLPNALALNSSMVNLSKLLGPAVAGFALEHIGATACFGANTLSFIAVIGSLLALRLPAYMAVPHTQPILQELRAGLRYLRTTPHIRFVVLMLALVSLFALPFTTLMPVYAKDVFGGTATTFGLLDSAIGVGAFVGALYLASRPFGTNLNRVLTLNTFVFGIGLILFSHAPTYWLALLCIAIGAFGMMSQITISNTLLQTTARPDMRGRVISFYVLAYTGMVPLGSLLVGWISQYIGVQNTVLVQGLAALVLGAMHWRELRKQPLAPTALPPQANATQGLALSS
- a CDS encoding MarR family winged helix-turn-helix transcriptional regulator — encoded protein: MSTPPDTLLLATELRTVVTRLVKKLRAHSPSREKLSLTERSVVRLLDQHSQLQPSEMAAFEQVTTQAMSQIINRLSARGYLTRQPDLSDGRKVLISLSEAGQQLLHTIRQERDEWLHHVLAAQCSAAEVEALREALPVLSKLVDTK